A genomic stretch from Streptomyces venezuelae ATCC 10712 includes:
- a CDS encoding phosphatase PAP2 family protein, translating to MLTSAVISGALAVLLLVLVAVGWEPLLSFDRAVAEALHRDAVAEPGLTGLQRFLSDWVWDPWTMRALAAATVVLLWWKRERRLALWVAATSLLAVGLQQGLKTLVGRDRPQWSDPVDSARFAAFPSGHAMTATVTCGLLLWVLALRWRDEWRGWGALTGVALVSVLGVGWTRVYLGVHWPTDVLGGWLLGWCCVAVAVLTYRRSERRGSGAGARAGETGGPRSRMEGTE from the coding sequence GATGGGAGCCGCTGCTCTCCTTCGACCGGGCGGTGGCCGAGGCGCTGCACCGCGACGCCGTGGCCGAACCGGGCCTGACCGGGCTCCAGCGCTTCCTCAGCGACTGGGTGTGGGACCCGTGGACGATGCGCGCCCTCGCCGCGGCCACCGTGGTGCTGCTGTGGTGGAAGCGGGAGCGGCGGCTCGCCCTGTGGGTGGCCGCGACGAGCCTGCTGGCCGTCGGCCTCCAGCAGGGACTGAAGACGCTGGTGGGCAGGGATCGGCCGCAGTGGAGCGATCCGGTCGACTCCGCGCGGTTCGCCGCCTTCCCGTCCGGGCACGCGATGACGGCCACGGTCACCTGCGGGCTGCTGCTGTGGGTCCTCGCCCTGCGGTGGCGGGACGAGTGGCGCGGCTGGGGGGCGCTCACGGGCGTGGCGCTCGTCTCGGTGCTCGGCGTGGGCTGGACGCGGGTCTACCTGGGCGTGCACTGGCCCACGGACGTCCTCGGGGGCTGGCTGCTGGGCTGGTGCTGCGTGGCCGTGGCGGTCCTGACGTACCGCAGGAGCGAGCGGCGCGGCTCCGGGGCGGGCGCTCGGGCCGGGGAGACCGGCGGGCCGCGGAGCAGAATGGAAGGAACAGAGTGA
- a CDS encoding TetR/AcrR family transcriptional regulator, giving the protein MSPRSPSVNEELRRRSRERILQATLELVDTRGYEATTLGDIAERAGTARGLISYYFPGKRQLLQSAVHRLMHLTLEEALEREPRTEDGRERLARAIDAILGLAAERPTLMRTHMAGILQAEGFVQCPEQQRLAFLLRDTVTRYGSEDVDTDYPLLRALLMGAVVAVLLPGAQMPLPRLRSELFHRYGLDWDAGMPPDGGPPDGTPVVRPPTGRSSAGQSSKSK; this is encoded by the coding sequence ATGTCCCCGCGTAGCCCATCGGTCAATGAAGAGCTTCGACGCAGGTCCCGCGAGCGTATTTTGCAGGCCACATTGGAGCTGGTCGACACGCGTGGCTACGAGGCGACCACGCTCGGCGACATCGCGGAGCGGGCCGGTACGGCGCGGGGACTCATCTCGTACTACTTCCCGGGCAAGCGGCAGCTCCTCCAGTCGGCGGTGCACCGGCTGATGCACCTCACCCTGGAGGAGGCGCTGGAACGCGAGCCGCGCACCGAGGACGGCCGGGAGCGGCTGGCCCGCGCGATCGACGCGATCCTGGGCCTCGCGGCGGAGCGCCCCACCCTGATGCGGACGCACATGGCGGGCATCCTGCAGGCGGAGGGGTTCGTGCAGTGCCCGGAGCAGCAGCGCCTGGCGTTCCTGCTCCGGGACACGGTCACGCGGTACGGCTCCGAGGACGTGGACACCGACTATCCGCTGCTGCGCGCCCTGCTGATGGGCGCGGTGGTGGCGGTGCTGCTGCCCGGGGCGCAGATGCCGCTGCCGCGGCTGCGCTCGGAGCTGTTCCACCGCTACGGGCTCGACTGGGACGCGGGCATGCCGCCGGACGGAGGTCCGCCCGACGGCACACCGGTGGTCAGACCACCGACCGGCCGGTCGTCAGCCGGTCAGTCGTCGAAGTCGAAGTAG